In Clostridium sporogenes, one genomic interval encodes:
- a CDS encoding glycosyltransferase, which translates to MKICYLADANSTHTKKWCRFFENKGYDIHVISLNDGDIDGVTVHSFNKDLDKIRKGSSFNKISYIRYFSDIKKIIEKIKPDVVHAHYATSYGLLGALSGFHPYIISVWGSDVYDFPKGSYVKRKMVEYNLSKADIIMSTSKVMAKETNQYTTKNIEITPFGVNIDIFKPCDDKYEKKENLVIGTIKTLEPKYGIEYLVRAFAKVKQTHSNIKLEIAGVGDQKEFLLNLCNELNIKDHVKFLGFINQQKVIEAFNRFDVAVFPSTLDSESFGVAAVEAQACGTPVIVSNVGGLPEATSPNNSSLLVNKKSVDELAEAIERLIEDENLRINMGKAGRRFVEDNFNIEDNFNNVDTMYKSIIDGGDN; encoded by the coding sequence AAAATAAAGGATATGATATACATGTAATATCATTGAATGATGGGGATATAGACGGAGTTACGGTACATAGTTTTAACAAAGATTTAGATAAGATAAGAAAAGGAAGCTCTTTTAATAAAATTTCTTATATAAGATATTTTAGTGATATAAAAAAAATTATAGAAAAAATAAAACCGGATGTTGTTCATGCTCATTATGCTACTAGCTATGGTTTATTAGGAGCATTATCAGGATTTCATCCTTACATAATATCTGTTTGGGGTAGTGATGTATATGATTTTCCTAAGGGAAGTTATGTAAAAAGAAAAATGGTTGAGTATAATTTATCCAAAGCAGATATTATAATGTCTACCAGTAAAGTAATGGCAAAAGAGACAAATCAGTATACTACTAAAAATATAGAAATAACCCCTTTTGGAGTAAATATAGATATATTTAAGCCTTGCGACGATAAATATGAAAAAAAAGAAAATTTAGTAATAGGTACAATTAAAACATTAGAGCCTAAATATGGTATAGAATACTTAGTTAGAGCTTTTGCAAAGGTAAAGCAAACACATAGTAATATTAAGTTAGAAATTGCAGGGGTAGGGGACCAAAAGGAATTTTTACTTAATTTATGTAATGAACTTAATATAAAAGACCATGTTAAATTTTTAGGGTTTATAAATCAGCAAAAGGTAATAGAAGCTTTTAATAGATTTGATGTAGCTGTATTTCCTTCCACATTAGATAGTGAAAGTTTCGGGGTAGCGGCAGTAGAGGCACAGGCATGTGGAACTCCAGTAATTGTTTCTAATGTAGGAGGATTACCGGAAGCTACATCCCCTAATAATAGTAGTCTATTAGTAAATAAAAAAAGTGTAGATGAGCTAGCAGAGGCTATAGAAAGATTAATTGAGGATGAGAATTTAAGGATAAACATGGGTAAGGCAGGAAGAAGATTTGTGGAAGATAATTTTAATATAGAAGATAATTTTAATAATGTAGATACAATGTATAAATCTATAATAGATGGAGGAGATAATTAA
- the wecB gene encoding non-hydrolyzing UDP-N-acetylglucosamine 2-epimerase, producing the protein MKILTVVGARPQFIKAAAVSNIIRKEHKEILVHTGQHYDENMSKIFFEELRIPKPDYNLEIGSGNHGEQTGKMLIELERIYLKEKPDLVLVYGDTNSTLAGALCASKLLIPVAHVEAGLRSFNMNMPEEQNRILTDHISKLLFVPTVTAEKNLHTEGVNNGVHNVGDVMFDAVLHFKKLAEEKESILDKISIKSGEYILTTIHRAENTNDINRLKNIIEALNESGKSIVLPLHPRTKKYMEDYNLQFNDNIKLIEPVGYLDMITLEMNSQKIVTDSGGVQKEAFFIEKPCVTMRDETEWVETVENGWNVIVGTNKEKILNAIVNFKPEKEQQEIFGNGHAAEKILDIINKMK; encoded by the coding sequence ATGAAGATATTAACAGTAGTTGGTGCACGTCCACAATTTATAAAAGCAGCAGCGGTTTCAAATATAATAAGAAAAGAGCATAAAGAAATATTAGTTCATACTGGGCAACATTATGATGAAAATATGTCTAAAATATTTTTTGAAGAATTAAGAATACCTAAGCCAGATTATAATTTAGAAATAGGTTCAGGTAATCATGGTGAGCAGACAGGTAAAATGCTTATAGAATTAGAAAGAATATATTTAAAAGAAAAGCCAGATTTAGTGCTAGTGTATGGAGATACAAATTCTACATTAGCAGGAGCTTTGTGTGCAAGTAAATTGTTAATACCTGTAGCTCATGTAGAAGCTGGTCTTAGAAGCTTTAATATGAATATGCCAGAAGAACAAAATAGAATTCTTACAGATCATATATCAAAGTTATTATTTGTACCTACAGTTACAGCAGAAAAAAATCTTCATACTGAGGGAGTTAATAATGGTGTTCATAATGTAGGAGATGTAATGTTTGATGCTGTATTACATTTTAAGAAATTGGCAGAAGAAAAGGAAAGTATACTAGATAAAATCTCTATAAAATCTGGAGAATATATTTTAACAACAATACATAGAGCAGAAAACACTAATGATATAAATAGATTGAAAAATATAATAGAGGCATTAAATGAAAGCGGAAAGTCAATAGTATTACCACTTCATCCAAGAACTAAAAAATATATGGAAGATTATAATTTACAATTTAATGATAATATAAAATTAATAGAGCCAGTAGGATATCTTGATATGATTACTTTAGAAATGAATTCACAAAAGATAGTTACTGATAGTGGTGGAGTTCAAAAAGAAGCTTTCTTTATAGAAAAACCTTGTGTTACTATGAGAGATGAAACAGAGTGGGTAGAGACCGTAGAAAATGGATGGAATGTAATAGTAGGTACAAATAAAGAAAAAATATTAAATGCTATAGTAAATTTTAAGCCTGAAAAAGAACAGCAAGAAATATTTGGAAATGGTCATGCAGCAGAAAAAATATTAGATATAATAAACAAAATGAAGTAA
- a CDS encoding glycosyltransferase family 4 protein, whose protein sequence is MKILFLTQYCPPEVGAPQNRIFEFAKQLKKFGHEVTILTAMPNYPKGEIFDGYKGKKIVKEELDGINIVRTSIYATKDKSFVKRLRNYLSFTFSSVFTGSKYIDNQDAIITESPPLFLGWSGYILSKRKKAKFIFNVSDLWPESAVKLDVLHNKFLIKASTWLEEFCYKKAAAVTGQTKGIVHNIVSRGFDKNKVHLITNGVDTEFFKKENRDERLREKWRLKDKFAVCYAGIHGLAQGLEVIINAAELLKEERDIQFVFIGDGPEKSKLMTMVKEKKLTNVSFQPVQSKPNMPKIIASMDATVVPLKKLDLFKGALPSKMFEALASELPIVLAVEGEAEKLINEASAGITVEPENAKEIAQAVLKLYKNKDIKEKLGQNGRDYVIKNYSRESITRKLENILLKLKNS, encoded by the coding sequence ATGAAAATCCTATTTTTGACTCAATACTGTCCACCTGAAGTTGGAGCACCTCAAAACAGAATTTTTGAGTTTGCAAAGCAACTAAAAAAATTCGGTCATGAGGTTACAATATTAACGGCTATGCCAAATTATCCTAAAGGTGAAATATTTGATGGTTATAAGGGAAAGAAAATAGTAAAAGAGGAACTGGATGGAATAAACATCGTTCGTACAAGTATATATGCAACAAAGGATAAATCCTTTGTAAAAAGACTTAGAAATTATCTTTCATTTACTTTTTCTTCAGTATTTACAGGTTCTAAATATATTGATAATCAGGATGCTATAATAACAGAATCTCCACCGCTATTTTTAGGGTGGTCAGGATATATTTTATCTAAAAGGAAAAAAGCAAAATTTATTTTTAATGTATCTGATTTATGGCCAGAATCTGCTGTAAAATTAGATGTATTACATAATAAATTTCTTATAAAGGCATCTACATGGCTTGAAGAATTTTGTTATAAAAAAGCAGCAGCAGTTACTGGGCAAACAAAGGGTATAGTTCATAATATTGTAAGCAGAGGTTTTGATAAAAATAAAGTTCATTTAATAACTAATGGAGTAGATACAGAATTTTTTAAAAAAGAAAATAGAGATGAAAGATTAAGAGAAAAGTGGAGATTAAAGGATAAATTTGCAGTATGTTATGCGGGTATACATGGCTTAGCTCAAGGATTAGAAGTTATTATAAATGCAGCGGAATTATTAAAAGAAGAAAGAGATATACAATTTGTATTTATAGGAGATGGACCAGAAAAATCTAAGCTTATGACTATGGTAAAAGAAAAAAAATTAACTAATGTATCTTTTCAACCAGTACAGTCTAAACCTAATATGCCTAAAATAATAGCGTCTATGGATGCTACTGTAGTTCCCTTAAAAAAATTAGATTTATTTAAGGGTGCATTGCCATCAAAAATGTTTGAAGCATTGGCATCTGAATTACCTATAGTATTAGCTGTAGAAGGAGAAGCAGAAAAGCTTATAAATGAAGCTAGTGCTGGAATAACTGTAGAACCAGAGAATGCAAAAGAAATTGCACAAGCAGTTTTAAAGTTATATAAAAATAAGGATATTAAAGAGAAATTAGGGC